Part of the Sodalinema gerasimenkoae IPPAS B-353 genome is shown below.
TCGCCTTTGGTCTCTTGTTCGGAGTGATGGCCTTACCTATCAGCGTTGAGAGTCCCCGTGAGCGAGTTGAACGCCATCGCAATCGCCTCAGCGACTATTTCACCTCAGAACCCGAACGAACCCGTCACCGAGACAACCCCTTCATCGACACCTACCTCGACCACATTACTCCAGAAGTGCGGGCCCTCCTCGACACCATCGCCTTTGCCGAAGGAACCCATGACGACCTGGGGTATCAGACCCTATTTACCTTTGCCACCTTCAACGGCTATAGGGATCACCCCCGTCGTCTTCGCTGCGCCTCTCATCGGGGCCGTCGTCTCTGTTCCGACGCGGCCGGCCGCTATCAAATCATTAGCAGTACCTTTGACAGTGTCGCCAACCGCTTAAACCTAGATGACTTTTCCCCCAAATCCCAAGACTTAGCGGCAGTGGAGTTAATTCGCCTGCGGGGGGGACTCCGTAAAATTGAAGCCGGAGACTTTGACGGCGCCATCCGGGCCATCCGACGAGAATGGGCCAGTCTGCCTGGTGCTGGCTATGGGCAACCCCAAGCCGGTCGTGATGAGTTAAAGCAGGTCTATGAACAACGGCTTCAGCATTATCAAGGGTTAGACCCAGTTCAAGAGAGGGGCCCCGCCGTCCACGAAGACCATCGCCCCTAGTGATTGAGCAAATCCTCCTTTTGAACTGTACTCGGGGCGCCAGAATAGACCACACCGCGCTGGATATCCAAGGTCAGAATGGCCCCCTCCCGAATTAACTTGGTGGCATTCTTAACCCCTAAGATTGCCGGTTTTCCTAACTGAGAACAGATAATGGCGGCGTGACTGGTGAGACTTTCTTCCTCCGTCACCACCCCTGAGGACTGCTTAATCATCTCAATGAAACTCGCATCCGTATAGGTCGTCACCAAAATCTCCCCGGGATTGAAGTTCCCCACCATCGAAGCCGTGGGAGCCACTCGTGCCGGACCGCTGACGGTGGCAGACGCACTACCAACCCCAGTTCCTTGGCCCAACACGGAGGTTACCACGCCCACTTTAACTAAGTCTGTGGAACCGGAGACTCCCTGAAGGGTTCCGGCGGTCATCACCACCAAATCTCCTTCGTCTACCAGGTTGTTTTCCAAGGCCACACTAATGGCCGCGTCAAAGGTTTGTGAGGTGGAGGGCAAACTCAAAATCAAGAGGGTTTTCACGCCCCACACCAGTTGTAACTGACGGGCAACATTAACATGGGGGGTAACGGCCAAAATGGGGGCGTGGGGCCGGAACTTGGAGACATTGCGGGCCGTTGAACCGCTTTTGGTCAAGGTCATCACCGCCGAGGCTTCGAGTTGGGCGGCAATTTGTCCCACGGCTTGACTAATAGCGTTGGGAATCGATCGCCCGGTATCATCCACACCGCCCACATTCTGGACAATGCGATCGGCTTCAATGCGGGTGGCAATCTGGGCCATCATAGCCACGGCTTTAACGGGAAACTCGCCCACAGCGGTTTCGTTAGACAACATCACCGCATCGGTTCCATCAAGGATGGCATTGGCCACGTCGGAAATTTCTGCCCGAGTGGGACGGGGACTTGAGACCATGCTATCGAGCATTTGGGTGGCGGTAATGACGGGAATCCCCAGGCGATTGGCGGTGACAATCAAACGTTTTTGCAAGATGGGCACTTCTTCGGCCGGGAGTTCCACCCCAAGGTCTCCCCGGGCCACCATCACCCCGTCACTGAGGGAAAGGATTTCCTCCATCTGTTCGATCGCCTCATGTTTCTCAATTTTGACGATGACGGGTACAGATTTCCCGGCACTGGCGATGAGTTCTTTGATTTCTAGGACATCCTGGGGGTTGCGTACAAAGCTCAGGGCCACCCAGTCCACCCCCCGATCTAAGCCAAACATGAGGTCTTTGCGGTCTTTATCGGTCAAGGCCTTCACCGAAAGACAGACGCCGGGAAAGTTAACTCCCTTATTGTTAGAGAGTTTGCCGCCAACAATGGTTCGACAGTAGAGTTCTCCGGCGGCGGGATCGACTTTTTCCACGAGCATTTCCACTCGTCCATCGTCGAGGAGAATGGTTGCCCCGGCGGGGACTTCTCGCGCTAGGGGTTCGTAGGTGATGGAGGACATTTTCTGGTTGCCCTCCATGATATGACTGGTGAGGATGAAGGGGTCACCGTCTTTGAGAACGATAGACCCTGTCTCGAAACGCCCTAAGCGAATTTTTGGCCCCTGTAAGTCTTGCAGGATGCCGACGGGTTGATTGAGTTCAAAGGAGGTTTGACGAATGAGACGGATGCTACGTTGATGATCGTCATGGGTTCCATGGGAAAAGTTGAGTCGTAGGGTGGTCGCCCCTGCCAAAATGAGGTCTCGCAGCACGTCGGGTTGACTGGTGGCGGGTCCAATGGTGGCGACAATTTTGGTGCGGCGCAGGGGGGGACGTGGTTGCATGAACTCTCACTCTCAACAAATGTGGTGCTGACGGGTCGGCGTTGGAGGGTTAGTCGCCGAGTCAATGGACGATGTAAATGAACTGTGCAAATGGACTGTTAATCATAGCCTGTCAGGGGCTAATCAGCATAGTTTCTCATGATCTCGGTGCGAATTGATCGACCGCGGCTGCTAACGATCGCCCTTAGGAGTTGGGATCACCCGAGACTGGGGATTGCCTGGTGAGAGCTTTTTTGCCAATTCCTCCTCGCAGGGCGAAGACCGTTAGGCTCAACAGGAGCAGCAGGAGCGATCGCAGCCAGTTGTCCCAGGTGGGGGAGAGGGTGCCGAGATAATGAGATCCGAGGGTGAGGCCATGGAGGGTGGCCAAGACTAGGGCAGGACGAGTCAGACCATGCAGCCGCCGCCAGTGGGGGCCGAGAAAGCGTTGGGCGCGATCGCTGCTGCTGAGGGCGGCGGGGGTCATGAGAAGGAAGGCGCTAATTCCGGCCCACAGGGCCCAACGCTGTCGCGGAACCATGAAGGCGATCGCCCCTGGGTTCCAATCTAGGCTATGGTCGAGCATATGCCCAAGATGGGCTAACACCAACACATAAGCCCCCACGCCAATGGCGCGACGATAGCGTAGGGGACTCGGCCAAAGGGGACGCAGGGGACGGGCGGCCAGGGCTAACATCAGTAACAGTAATGCCCCATGACCGGTCAAATCCACCATAGCATCGGTTCGCAGCAGGGTGAGAATGCCAATGCTTAAGGTCACCCAACCCCCCAGGCGAAATAATTGACTGCGACGATTGGCACTCAGGCGTGACACGGACAGGCCCACGCCTACCATCATGGGGGCGGTTCCTAAGCCAAAGGCGGCCATGGCTAACCCCCCCAAGAGGGGATCGCCGGTTTCGGCGGCTTTGAGTTGGGCGGCGTAGAGAAAGCCACAGGGAATCAGTCCCCAACAAATCCCGAGTAATAAGGGAACGGCACCATGTTTTTGGAAGGAGAGATGGTTCATCATCCGGCTGAGGCGATCGTGCAGGGCCCCTTTTAGAGGATGCAACAGCGGCAGGTTGGGAAGACTCTCGGGGTTAATTTGTCGTAAACCGAGAAAAATTAACAGGAGTCCGGTGAAGATGACGATCGCCTGGCGAATCCAACTCCCGACTCCGGCCAGTTGTCCCCCGGCGACGAGGGTGGAACTGACGGTTCCCAGAAGAACGCCGACGCTGGCATAACTGAGGATTCGCCCTAGGTTTAGCAACAGATGAAAGCGCCAGGGAACTCCGTTGTGCTGTTGTCCTAGGGAAAAGGCCACGGTCAACGGGCCGCACATGCCGACGCAGTGGCCAAAGCTACCTAAAAAGCCAAGCAGGGTCAGGGGCAAGAGTTCCAGGAGATGGGTGGAGGTGAGATGGGGCATGGGTCGAAGTTTGACGGCGCGTCTTTTGGCGTTTGGCTGAGTCTTTGTGATAATGACCTTGCCATCTTCCATTTAGCCTGAATCGTTTAAGTGGTATCAATACTAGCAGGTTTTGAGGGATTTTAAAATGTGGGGCAAGGTCAATTAAACCCTCGAATTTTTTGTAATTAAGTGGGGATAATTTATGTTGTAGATTCCCTGAACAAAGATGGTATTCAAAAACAAAAAATAGACTCAATTTAGGATGACCACCACCCTTAGAAAAAGCAACCAGTTTGAAATCGCTCACATTGTCAAAACGGATGGCGATGTGGGAGCGATGTTTCACTTAGAACCGAATCATAATCCCCGTTCTGGGGAAACCGCTCAAGTCTGGTTTGCCCTGACCACCTCAGGAGGACGCTTAATTCCCCTAGAGGATTGTGACTGTCGCTTAGAGGTCTTCACCCAGGGCGATCACAGCGAGGCGATCGCCACTCCCGAGTTAACCGCGATTTCCGCAGAAAACTATCAGAATATTCCTGGAGCCGATGTGGTTTTTCCTGAGGCAGGAATCTACGAGTTGGTCTTACAGGGAACGCCTCAAAATGAGGGAAATTTTCGTGAATTTAGCCTCACCTATGATGTCACGGTGCGTCCTGGAACCCGAACCTCAGAACTTCCTTCAGAAACTCACTCAGAAAGCCCCTCAGAACCCTACTTAGAAACCCAAGCTCAGGAGCCGAGCCTAGAGATTGAACCGAA
Proteins encoded:
- a CDS encoding sulfite exporter TauE/SafE family protein encodes the protein MPHLTSTHLLELLPLTLLGFLGSFGHCVGMCGPLTVAFSLGQQHNGVPWRFHLLLNLGRILSYASVGVLLGTVSSTLVAGGQLAGVGSWIRQAIVIFTGLLLIFLGLRQINPESLPNLPLLHPLKGALHDRLSRMMNHLSFQKHGAVPLLLGICWGLIPCGFLYAAQLKAAETGDPLLGGLAMAAFGLGTAPMMVGVGLSVSRLSANRRSQLFRLGGWVTLSIGILTLLRTDAMVDLTGHGALLLLMLALAARPLRPLWPSPLRYRRAIGVGAYVLVLAHLGHMLDHSLDWNPGAIAFMVPRQRWALWAGISAFLLMTPAALSSSDRAQRFLGPHWRRLHGLTRPALVLATLHGLTLGSHYLGTLSPTWDNWLRSLLLLLLSLTVFALRGGIGKKALTRQSPVSGDPNS
- the pyk gene encoding pyruvate kinase; translation: MQPRPPLRRTKIVATIGPATSQPDVLRDLILAGATTLRLNFSHGTHDDHQRSIRLIRQTSFELNQPVGILQDLQGPKIRLGRFETGSIVLKDGDPFILTSHIMEGNQKMSSITYEPLAREVPAGATILLDDGRVEMLVEKVDPAAGELYCRTIVGGKLSNNKGVNFPGVCLSVKALTDKDRKDLMFGLDRGVDWVALSFVRNPQDVLEIKELIASAGKSVPVIVKIEKHEAIEQMEEILSLSDGVMVARGDLGVELPAEEVPILQKRLIVTANRLGIPVITATQMLDSMVSSPRPTRAEISDVANAILDGTDAVMLSNETAVGEFPVKAVAMMAQIATRIEADRIVQNVGGVDDTGRSIPNAISQAVGQIAAQLEASAVMTLTKSGSTARNVSKFRPHAPILAVTPHVNVARQLQLVWGVKTLLILSLPSTSQTFDAAISVALENNLVDEGDLVVMTAGTLQGVSGSTDLVKVGVVTSVLGQGTGVGSASATVSGPARVAPTASMVGNFNPGEILVTTYTDASFIEMIKQSSGVVTEEESLTSHAAIICSQLGKPAILGVKNATKLIREGAILTLDIQRGVVYSGAPSTVQKEDLLNH
- a CDS encoding glycoside hydrolase family 24 protein, with product MMPDPRPQPPNLPPYTDPIPPEKQEHPTSPRLVRLRQLRQRQKQRVQLLMVLLAFGLLFGVMALPISVESPRERVERHRNRLSDYFTSEPERTRHRDNPFIDTYLDHITPEVRALLDTIAFAEGTHDDLGYQTLFTFATFNGYRDHPRRLRCASHRGRRLCSDAAGRYQIISSTFDSVANRLNLDDFSPKSQDLAAVELIRLRGGLRKIEAGDFDGAIRAIRREWASLPGAGYGQPQAGRDELKQVYEQRLQHYQGLDPVQERGPAVHEDHRP